In one Nicotiana sylvestris chromosome 8, ASM39365v2, whole genome shotgun sequence genomic region, the following are encoded:
- the LOC104210053 gene encoding cytokinin riboside 5'-monophosphate phosphoribohydrolase LOG8 — protein sequence MESNNRSKFKRICVFCGSNPGHRKVFSDAAIDLGNELVSRKIDLVYGGGSVGLMGLISQRVYEGGCHVLGVIPKALVPIEISGESVGDVKIVSDMHERKAEMASQADAFIALPGGYGTMEETLEMITWAQLGIHKKPVGLLNVEGYYNSLLTLFDNGVEEGFIKPGARDIVLAAPTARELLSKMEQYTPSHDHVAPHESWQMEELAYPKEQSP from the exons ATGGAAAGCAATAATAGAAGCAAGTTTAAGAGAATCTGTGTTTTCTGTGGAAGCAATCCTGGCCATAGGAAAGTCTTCAGTGATGCTGCTATTGACTTGGGGAATGAATTG GTAAGTAGGAAGATTGACTTGGTGTATGGTGGTGGAAGTGTTGGATTGATGGGGTTGATTTCCCAGAGAGTCTATGAGGGAGGTTGCCATGTCCTTGG GGTCATCCCAAAAGCTCTTGTTCCTATTGAG ATATCAGGTGAAAGTGTTGGTGATGTAAAGATTGTTTCGGACATGCATGAGCGGAAAGCTGAAATGGCTAGTCAAGCTGATGCCTTTATTGCACTTCCAG GAGGATATGGAACCATGGAGGAGACTCTGGAAATGATAACATGGGCACAACTTGGAATTCACAAAAAACCG GTTGGTTTGCTAAATGTTGAGGGTTATTATAATTCTTTGCTTACACTATTTGACAATGGTGTTGAAGAAGGTTTCATCAAGCCAGGGGCTCGTGACATTGTTCTTGCTGCTCCTACAGCCAGAGAGCTTTTAAGCAAGATGGAG CAATATACTCCTTCACATGACCATGTTGCACCCCATGAAAGCTGGCAGATGGAGGAGTTGGCTTATCCAAAGGAACAGTCTCCATGA